CATTGTCGCCTACAAACTTTGTACGCTGATTAAACACACGGTAGGCTGAACTGTTCACTGAGTATCCCAGAAACATCCCTACGTCACTTCTTGCTTCAAACTTTCCCAGATGTTCTTTGTCATTCAGAATGTAgcacaagcatccaaacacatGCATGTGACTCAGGTTCGGTGTTTTACCTTTGAGAATTTCATAGGGAGTAGTCTTGGTCTTTGGCTTGACATAGACCCGATTTATCACATAGCACGCAGTGTTGATTGCTTCCGCCCAGAACCCAGATGGAACACTGTTTCCACACAGCATTGCTCTAGCCATTTCTTGCAATGTTCTATTCTTTCTTTCCACAACCCCAATTTGTTGAGGAGTTCTTGGAGCGGCATACTGATGACGGATACCTTGACTGTGACAGAACTTGTCAAACTGCTCATTCTGAAACTCACCACCATGATCGCTCTTGATCTGAATGATTCCTCCTTTATCCTGTTTAAGCTGAAGAGCAAGGATTCTGAAACTCTCAAAGGCATCAGACTTGTTGCGTAAGAAGTCCACCCATGTATACCTGGAAAAATCATCGaccaatacaaaaatatatcgcTTACCCGCAATGCTTTCAGGAGTTATAGGACCCACGAGATCCATATGAACCAGTTCCAATATCCGTGAAGATCTGATCTCTGAAATTTGTTTGTGTTGTACCTTGACTTGCTTTCCTTGACAGCATGCTCCACATACTGTCTCTGTTTGTTTCTCCAAATCAGGGACACCTCTTACTACTTCAGCATTTACGAGTCTGAAGAGTCCATTTGTGTTCATGTGACCCAGTTTCTTGTGCCAGAGATCAAGTTTGGATTCAGCAGCTGCAAAACACACATTAGAAGGTCTCCAAAGATAGCAGTTGTTTCCGGAACGAATACCCCTTAGCACGACATTGTTTCTTGCGTCAACGGCACGACATTCCTTGCTGTTGAAGATAACCTCTAATCCCTCATCACAAAGTTGACTCACACTGATCAGATTTGCCTTAAGACCCTCAACAAATTAAACATTTGAGAGTTTAGGCACATCAGGTCTGGAGGTTATTCCAATTGCACGGATTTTGCCTTGTCCACCATCTCCAAAAGTAACTTTTCCACCTCTGATGAGTTCGAGTTTCTCAAGGTAGTCTTCATTTCCAGTCATATGCTTTGAGCAACCACTATCAAAATACCATGGAAGTTGCGCTTGTGATGCTTCTTCAGCAGAGGTATAAGCAACATTACTCAAGATCTCTGTGTCTACTTGCACTCGCACCAGGTTGCAAACTAGATCATGTTCAGCTTCAAAGTGTGACTTAACAGAACTGGTGTTTATCTCAGAATGAGTATTCTCTTTGAAGTTCGGATACAGATCACGTTTGGCTATCCATACACAACCGTAAGCAGTTGGTTCGGTGAAACACATGTTCAACCTCCATGCTCTCTCATACTGATGTCTTCGAAAATAACATAACCTAAAATTGTGTCCTCGTTTTCCACAGAAGTGACAACCGTTTCCACGTCTTCTTTGTTTGGGAAGAACATCCTTGTTTCTTTCAACATGAGCTCGTTTCTCTTCAGGTTTCTTTTCTTCCTTAGGAGCTTCCTTCACAAATTTTGTTTCTGTAGATGTGGAGGTGGATCCCTTGTATCCCAAGCCAATGCTGAGACTTGGACACTGTCCCAATGTCAGTATGTGATCAAGAGATGCAGTACCAGCTGACAACATTCGAACCTTCTTGTGATTTTCAGTAAGTTGACTCTCGAGTAGTCTGCTTCGATCGATCTCCATAGCCAAGAGATCACTTAGCCTTTGCACATGAGATTCAGCTTCCTTACGAACTCGTTCCTTCTCTGTCATAGCTCTCTTGAGTGCAAGTATTTCTTGATCTGATTCTATGTTAATCGAGTACTCCTTCGTCTTGATAGAAGGCTGATCAAGTTCCAGTATGTTAACCTGAGCTTTCAGCATTGCAGTCTCTTTGAGCAGTGCAAGGTTTTCATGGCTGAGATCAGAGAACTTATTGAAGAGGGACTTGTACTCAGCTTCAAAATCTTGCTCAAGATCACCGTCATCCTCGCTGTTAACATCAGTATCTTTTCCACTTTCTTGACCAATCAACGCCATGAAGTTTAGATGCAGCTCACCTTCATCATTCTCGCTTTCAGATTCAGTGTCACTGAAACACATGAAAGACTTCTCTTTCTTGAGAATGCTAGGACACTCACTGCGTGTATGCCCAATTCCTTTACACTCAATACATTTTTGCTCTTTTCTCTTAGCAAGGGGACACTCGCTCCTGAAGTGCCCGTAACCTTCACACTCATGACACTTCTTTGTGTTCTTGCTAGAATCAAGCTTTGAGTGCTGAGAGCTACTCCTTTCATAATCATCCTTTTGGTAGCGTCCATTGAATCTACCACCACCTTTCTCCATACGCTTGACAAACTTGTTGAAGTTTCGTGCCATTAGACTCAGGTTTTCTTCAATCTTAGTAACTCGACCATCACCCTTAGACTCGGCTGTGAAAGCAATGCTCTTCTGATTAGTAGATTGTCGGTCGTTTTTCTCAAGATCATGCACTTTCAAAATGCCAGAGAGTTGATCAAACTTCATCTCATCTGTGTCTACAGCCAGTGTAAGTACAACTTTATAAGCTTCAAACCGGGAAGGTAAGCACCTTAGCAGTTTCTTTACCAGATCCTTTTCTTCATACTTCTTTCCAAGGACAGACGCTTCACTTGCCAGTTCACTGATCTTGCATATGAATCCATCAATTGGCTCATCGTCACTCATTCTCAGGTTTTCAAACTTGGAGGCAAGATGATCAAGACGAGTTCTTCTCACACTAGTGTTTCCCTCAGAGTGATTAATGAGTGTATCCCATGCTTGCTTGGCAGATTCACATCCTTGTATGATCTTGAATTGCTCAACGTCCACTGATGAGAATATGACAGTCAAGGCTTTGGAATTGAATTTTGATGCTTTCTTCTCACCATCAGTCCACTGATCTTTAGGTTTTGGACCGACAGTCTTATCTTCCATGATGACAGTAGGCGCTTTCCAACCATCTTCTACAGACGTCCAAGCATCTTCATCAACTCCTCTGATGATGTGTTGCATCCTCACCTTCCAGTGACCGAAGTTGGTACTGTCAAGCATAATAAGCTTGTGAGTGTGTAGGAGTTCTTTCATGGTGTCCATGAAATCCGCAGGATCTCAACCTGTAAGTAGTACTTGATACCACAGAGGCttcctgctctgataccaaatgaaaGTTCAGAGACACCCAAATTATAACTCACACACAAGAGATTTCAAGAACACTTTCTTGTAAATTAGAAACCTTTTAAACAATCCCCTAGATATGTTTAATCTGATTTATGCTCAGTCGCACACGACTAGCGACAGACCAGTTTCTAATCTCTAAATCACAGAGAGCCAAGCTAAACACTTGTTACTTGATCTCTGTAGCCGACAAGAACAAACCTCTTGTTCTAGCTTTCTCTCTCTTAATGCTTAACCTAAAACTCTCTTAGATTATCTCATTAAATAGATACGATAAAGAAATATTCTATTTCCTAAAATCTTGCAAACtagaagatcttctttgcttcacGTCCAAGCAATATCTTCTATTTCCATAAGTTTCACTACAGGAAATAAGGGTTTTAATAGCAATGTAATATAGCGGAAAAGAAGTTTGTGCTATTGTATGTTTGTGGCTAGAAATATAATAGCGTTTCTTTAAGTAAAAAGCTATTATATCTGGAGCGGCAAAATGAAATTTGCAAGCGCGCATGTTTTTGGGATTTTGATCTTTAGATTATAGCACTGAGAAAGAATAATCGTTATGGTATCCTCGAccgcttatttttttattaaaacccgCGAATGATAAATTTTGTGGGAAATATATCTTTGACCAAAGCAAAGAATATTTAGTACTttttcattaaaacaaaagaatatcGTCTCTGCATTTTCTCTCCCAAAGTGTTCTTCGTGAGACCCCTTCGGAATCATCGATCTCTGTCTTCTTTGTCTTCATCGATCTctgtcttctttgtcttcttcgatCTCAGGTTTGTCTTCTTTGATCTCTGTCTTCTTTAACTTGCATGCATCATGATAATAATCGATTGCTTATTATCTCAATAGATATGTATCGATCGTCTTCCATTTTTACAATCTACAATCATGAAAATTAATCGATTGCTTATTATCTCAATAGAtctcaaaaatgatttttttaggaACAAATTAACATGGGGCCGAAGACACGAGGAGGAATGGTTAGAAGAAGCAGACGTTCCCAAGGTCTGGAAGCAGAAACAGAGTTCATTGAGATAACCAGAAAGAGTACGAAAATGCGTAAGTTAAATAAGGGAAAAGAAGTTGCtattgaagaagaaaacattgAGATAAGGCAAGAAAGTGCTGACGAAGTCCCGACAAAGGTTTCTGAAGATGTTAATGAGGcggatggtgatggtgatggtgatgatcCACATGTGGAAATTGAAGTTGAGAATGTCATTGCTGAAGAACAGTCTCAGTCTGAGAATGGAGTTACTGAAGAACCTTCTCAGCCGAGAGAAGCTGACATGGAAGCTGAAAATGGAGTTACTCAAGAACCTTCTCAGCCGAGAGAAGCTGACATGGAACCTGAGAATGGATTTACTCAAGAACCTTCTCAGTCGAGAGAAGCTGACATGGAACCTGAGAATGGAGTTACTCAAGAACCTTCTCAGCCGAGAGAAGCTGACATTGAAACTGAGAATGGCATTTCAGGAGCAGAAGCATCGCCATCTGAtggaaaacaaaagaagaaaagaggacCCACAAAGATGCGTAAAGTGGCCAAGGATCATCAAGAGAAGGTTTCTGTGTCATTCACTGAGCTTGGCGAACATGTAGGTCCTGGATCAGTGACACTTTCATCGTTCCTTGGACCCCTTGTACGCGAACATGTGACTGTACTTCTtgatgattggaggaatcttgATAAGCAGACAAAGGACACATTATGGGAGGAAATTCAGGTATATATATGCCCTTAAGTCTATTGTATAATGTCTTTGTAAGGATTATAATGTGTGGCATTTGCATACATTACTGCAGGCGAGGTTTGATTTGAAAGAAGAGTGGCAAAAAGATTCAGTCTTCAAACAGATGGGCTGTTTGTGGAGATCTGGAAAGTCAAGGCTTGTATCACAACTGCGAAATGCAAAAAGCTCCACAGAGAGAGCAGCACTGAAACCAAGCAACATTCGATCTGTTCAGGTTTGGAGCGCTTGGGTTAAGAGTAGGACTTCGTCTGTGTTCAAGGTGAAATATACAGAGCATTTGGTTTTTAAGTGTTTACTTCGGAGATTTGATTgatcaaatttgatttaataatattgtaGGCAAAGAGTGAAAAGTACAGAGCACTAAGGAGAGCTCAGATTCCTCACACCACTAGTCGTAGAGGAATGAATCGTCTAGCTTGTGAAATGGTAAGTAACAGtatgtaattatattatatcTGAAGATAGAACAAACTGATAAGTAAAACAATATATCACTCttgtagaaaaaaaagagtgaagaccCTAAGAAGATTAGCCGGAGCAAGGTCTGGATAGCAGGACACACTCACTCTGATGGTAGACCTGTTAGACCTGAGTTTGCTGAAACCATTGTAAGGTTTCATTGTCTGATTAATTAAGTTACTCTTTTTGGTATTGAAAAGGACCATAACTTATATTGTGTTTGTCTcaggaaaaaataatttcactTGATAGTCAAATGGACTCCACATCCAGTGTTAATATAAAAGAAGATGCTGTTAGTCAAGTGTTGGGAGTAGACAAACCTGGACGAGTCAGAGGGTTGGGAAGAGGGATTACTGCTACGAAACTAGCATTCTTGTCAGCTAGAGACTCCAAACTTGCCGACTTGGAaagcgagattaaagacttgaAGATTCTGGTCCGTGACTTAGCTGGAAATAAGGTGaattttctttagttttaaCTGGTTATATAATGTAGAATTTCCTTGATTGATATAAAATCAATGattcattttatgtttttacagaAAAACAATGATGATTGTGTTTCTCCATCTGAGGCTAGTTATGTATACAAAGAAGGAACTAGAGTTCAACTACTTGATTGGTGTGAGTCAAAAGATGTTGTTGTCGCTGAAGGAGAATTCTGCTCTGCTGAAGGTACATACAAGATTGGTCGTATTCCGATTGGTCCTAACGCCGCGGCGGTTGTTGTAAAGTCGGTATCAAACCCGAAGGCATCTGTTTGGAGGCCAACTACGGATGTGCGTAATCTTCAGGAAGCAGCGGGATGCAAAATTCCATGGCCAATTGATAAACTGATACTAGATAGTGCATCGAACAACCATCCAGTTTCCTCGGATGTGTTAAGATCAAAGGTCATTCCATTAGCACGTATACTTACGTTTGTATTATAAAATTCAACATGATACTAACCATATGCATTGTCAATATAGAATACTACCGTAGATGATCTTGAAAGGTGCAAGATCTACGATTGGGTTAAGGGCGTCGAGGTAATCGCTGAAGGTTTTATGGGTTCGACTGACCCA
This Brassica napus cultivar Da-Ae chromosome C6, Da-Ae, whole genome shotgun sequence DNA region includes the following protein-coding sequences:
- the LOC106430382 gene encoding uncharacterized protein LOC106430382, which produces MGPKTRGGMVRRSRRSQGLEAETEFIEITRKSTKMRKLNKGKEVAIEEENIEIRQESADEVPTKVSEDVNEADGDGDGDDPHVEIEVENVIAEEQSQSENGVTEEPSQPREADMEAENGVTQEPSQPREADMEPENGFTQEPSQSREADMEPENGVTQEPSQPREADIETENGISGAEASPSDGKQKKKRGPTKMRKVAKDHQEKVSVSFTELGEHVGPGSVTLSSFLGPLVREHVTVLLDDWRNLDKQTKDTLWEEIQARFDLKEEWQKDSVFKQMGCLWRSGKSRLVSQLRNAKSSTERAALKPSNIRSVQVWSAWVKSRTSSVFKAKSEKYRALRRAQIPHTTSRRGMNRLACEMKKKSEDPKKISRSKVWIAGHTHSDGRPVRPEFAETIEKIISLDSQMDSTSSVNIKEDAVSQVLGVDKPGRVRGLGRGITATKLAFLSARDSKLADLESEIKDLKILVRDLAGNKKNNDDCVSPSEASYVYKEGTRVQLLDWCESKDVVVAEGEFCSAEGTYKIGRIPIGPNAAAVVVKSVSNPKASVWRPTTDVRNLQEAAGCKIPWPIDKLILDSASNNHPVSSDVLRSKNTTVDDLERCKIYDWVKGVEVIAEGFMGSTDPYEMVNNVPLGPNAVVMRVAKVINGKAFLWRPTSDMTTMSDAVNEKIAWPLHNVSVIKVPEDEGEASVRRPSLSPSGSTSSTRSGGKKKCILLDHNNSGRKVAEGRVSSTDPLCLVHHVPLGPNASRVWVEVALIEDASLWRPNSFLEDISDAVGSTVAWPNDKILYV
- the LOC125588305 gene encoding uncharacterized protein LOC125588305 — its product is MKELLHTHKLIMLDSTNFGHWKVRMQHIIRGVDEDAWTSVEDGWKAPTVIMEDKTVGPKPKDQWTDGEKKASKFNSKALTVIFSSVDVEQFKIIQGCESAKQAWDTLINHSEGNTSVRRTRLDHLASKFENLRMSDDEPIDGFICKISELASEASVLGKKYEEKDLVKKLLRCLPSRFEAYKVVLTLAVDTDEMKFDQLSGILKVHDLEKNDRQSTNQKSIAFTAESKGDGRVTKIEENLSLMARNFNKFVKRMEKGGGRFNGRYQKDDYERSSSQHSKLDSSKNTKKCHECEGYGHFRSECPLAKRKEQKCIECKGIGHTRSECPSILKKEKSFMCFSDTESESENDEGELHLNFMALIGQESGKDTDVNSEDDGDLEQDFEAEYKSLFNKFSDLSHENLALLKETAMLKAQVNILELDQPSIKTKEYSINIESDQEILALKRAMTEKERVRKEAESHVQRLSDLLAMEIDRSRLLESQLTENHKKVRMLSAGTASLDHILTLGQCPSLSIGLGYKGSTSTSTETKFVKEAPKEEKKPEEKRAHVERNKDVLPKQRRRGNGCHFCGKRGHNFRLCYFRRHQYERAWRLNMCFTEPTAYGCVWIAKRDLYPNFKENTHSEINTSSVKSHFEAEHDLVCNLVRVQVDTEILSNVAYTSAEEASQAQLPWYFDSGCSKHMTGNEDYLEKLELIRGGKVTFGDGGQGKIRAIGITSRPDANLISVSQLCDEGLEVIFNSKECRAVDARNNVVLRGIRSGNNCYLWRPSNVCFAAAESKLDLWHKKLGHMNTNGLFRLVNAEVVRGVPDLEKQTETVCGACCQGKQVKVQHKQISEIRSSRILELVHMDLVGPITPESIAGKRYIFVLVDDFSRYTWVDFLRNKSDAFESFRILALQLKQDKGGIIQIKSDHGGEFQNEQFDKFCHSQGIRHQYAAPRTPQQIGVVERKNRTLQEMARAMLCGNSVPSGFWAEAINTACYVINRVYVKPKTKTTPYEILKGKTPNLSHMHVFGCLCYILNDKEHLGKFEARSDVGMFLGYSVNSSAYRVFNQRTKFVGDNVNVVFDDCIGFYEARVTQTIDGVTPSSSRQAENEADNEVKEESEEDDEPEMTKVDLDQGKVHKNHSSSDVTGGLFDERVTRKKQIDFKEMLKLACFVVKMNEVECFVSRIEPKNIQEALDDEFWTESMHLEL